One genomic segment of bacterium includes these proteins:
- a CDS encoding TRAP transporter substrate-binding protein, with the protein MKARIRIACLVTGVCLGLFIWAAKAFPAEEIKFGHVGAPGSLFAVCADEFAKRANAKLGDKAKVVVFGSSQLGGDSELLKKLKLGTVDLALPSTVMSSVSDIFGIFEMPYLVKNRCHMKKIGEELFWKQIAPAAEEKGYKIIGLWENGFRHITNNKSPITVPEDLKGVKLRIPEGEWRVKMFKAYGANPTPMALSEVFVALQTGVVDGQENPFPQIFSQKFHEVQKYLSLTGHVYTPAYVTAGKTRWAKLPEDVRKVLESTAREMQEFVYKTAEKMDNELLDKMKSSVRVNEVNKDAFVKASQPVYQEFGNAVKGGKELIDKALALAQGC; encoded by the coding sequence ATGAAGGCCAGGATCCGGATTGCGTGCTTGGTTACTGGGGTGTGCCTGGGTCTTTTCATTTGGGCCGCCAAGGCATTCCCTGCAGAGGAGATCAAATTCGGCCATGTGGGAGCTCCAGGGTCACTCTTTGCAGTATGTGCAGATGAATTCGCCAAGAGAGCCAACGCCAAGCTGGGCGACAAGGCAAAGGTGGTGGTATTCGGCTCAAGCCAGCTGGGTGGGGACAGCGAGCTTCTGAAAAAACTGAAATTGGGAACCGTGGATTTGGCTCTTCCCTCCACTGTAATGTCCTCTGTGTCAGACATCTTTGGTATTTTTGAAATGCCCTATCTGGTTAAGAACCGCTGCCACATGAAAAAGATTGGAGAAGAGCTCTTCTGGAAGCAAATTGCCCCTGCGGCAGAGGAAAAGGGTTACAAGATAATAGGGCTGTGGGAGAACGGCTTCAGGCACATCACCAACAACAAGAGTCCCATAACCGTGCCGGAGGATCTAAAGGGAGTGAAGCTGCGCATACCAGAAGGGGAGTGGCGGGTTAAGATGTTTAAGGCCTACGGTGCCAATCCCACACCCATGGCGCTCTCAGAGGTATTCGTGGCCCTCCAGACAGGGGTGGTGGACGGGCAGGAAAATCCCTTTCCCCAAATCTTCAGCCAGAAATTCCATGAGGTGCAAAAGTATCTTTCCCTCACAGGCCATGTGTACACGCCGGCTTATGTTACAGCAGGCAAGACTCGCTGGGCCAAGCTTCCCGAAGATGTAAGAAAGGTCTTGGAGAGCACAGCCAGGGAAATGCAGGAGTTCGTTTATAAGACTGCAGAGAAGATGGACAACGAGCTTTTGGACAAGATGAAAAGTTCTGTTAGGGTCAACGAGGTCAACAAGGATGCCTTTGTCAAAGCCAGCCAGCCCGTTTATCAGGAATTCGGCAATGCAGTCAAAGGCGGCAAGGAGCTCATAGACAAAGCCTTGGCTCTGGCCCAGGGATGCTGA
- a CDS encoding TRAP transporter small permease — protein sequence MASFRSVFQRALETWVILLMFSMTTVVVGAVIFRKMGHSLGWADEISRVLLAWVTYYGSALAALKRAHIGFPGLLERFSPKRRLPLVILGELFVIGFFLLMAWVGMQVYEVLEGDTLVSLTWVPLRLTQSVIPVGAALFVIAELLSLPEILRSPRVSELEVKSTVPGRASGEARP from the coding sequence ATGGCAAGTTTCAGGAGTGTTTTTCAGAGGGCTTTGGAGACATGGGTCATACTGCTCATGTTCTCCATGACAACTGTAGTGGTGGGAGCTGTGATCTTTAGAAAGATGGGGCACTCCCTAGGCTGGGCGGACGAGATTTCCAGGGTGCTTTTGGCCTGGGTCACCTATTACGGCTCTGCACTGGCTGCCCTCAAGAGAGCCCATATAGGCTTTCCCGGTCTCCTGGAGAGATTCTCCCCCAAGAGACGTCTGCCTCTGGTGATCCTGGGAGAGCTTTTCGTGATCGGGTTTTTCCTTCTCATGGCATGGGTGGGAATGCAGGTCTATGAGGTTTTGGAAGGGGATACCCTGGTTAGCCTCACATGGGTTCCCCTTCGCCTTACCCAGTCCGTGATACCTGTGGGTGCGGCCCTATTTGTGATAGCCGAGCTCTTGAGCCTCCCGGAGATCTTGCGCTCCCCGAGAGTCAGTGAGCTTGAGGTCAAATCCACGGTCCCTGGCAGAGCTTCTGGGGAGGCAAGGCCATGA